A window of Apium graveolens cultivar Ventura chromosome 8, ASM990537v1, whole genome shotgun sequence contains these coding sequences:
- the LOC141679098 gene encoding protein disulfide-isomerase-like, with translation MALLSRVVINYSVVFLGLVLLIGSICKADESSESVIEHVLTLDHSNLTQTVAKHDFIVVEFYAPWCGHCKNLAPEYEKAASVLSSHDPPIVLAKYDANEEANKELAKQFEIRGFPTIKILRNGGKQSQEYKGPREADGIVSYLKKQVGPASTEIKSAEDTSSFIDEKKITLIGLFPVLSGEEFDNFTAVAEKLRSDYDFGHTLDAKLIPKGDSKISKPTLRLLKPFDEPFVDSQNFQVEAVEKFIEESSVPTVTLFNKDPNNHPFLVKYFDSPASKAMLFVNFSTEKFDDFKTKFNEVAAEHKGKGLSFLLGDLEASQGAFQYFGLSEDQAPVILIQTSDGQKYLKANVEADQIAPWLKEYTDGNLKPYVKSEPIPEVNNEPVKVVVRDSIQDLVLNSGKNVLLEFYAPWCGHCKKLAPILDEVAVSFENDPDVVIAKFDATTNDVPGDTFEVQGFPTLYLRSATGRVVQYQGDRTKEDLIEFVQKNRDTNAKPVSVKSEPTPKSEPAAKSDSATKSESAKDEL, from the exons ATGGCGTTGTTGTCTAGGGTTGTAATAAACTACAGTGTTGTGTTTTTGGGTTTAGTTTTGTTGATTGGATCGATATGTAAAGCAGATGAGAGTAGTGAAAGTGTAATTGAGCATGTTTTGACGTTGGATCATTCTAATCTCACTCAGACCGTTGCCAAACATGATTTTATCGTTGTCGAATTTTACGCTCCTTG GTGTGGACATTGTAAGAATCTTGCACCAGAG TATGAGAAAGCTGCTTCGGTATTGAGCAGTCATGACCCTCCGATTGTTTTGGCGAAATATGATGCAAATGAAGAAGCAAACAAGGAGCTTGCTAAACAGTTTGAGATTCGAGGTTTCCCTACTATAAAGATTTTAAGGAATGGAGGCAAACAATCTCAAGAATATAAAGGTCCTCGTGAAGCTGACGGAATAGTATCGTATTTGAAGAAACAAGTTGGACCTGCTTCTACTGAAATCAAATCTGCCGAAGATACCAGCAGTTTTATAGATGAAAAGAAGATTACCCTT ATTGGACTGTTTCCCGTCCTTTCCGGGGAGGAATTTGATAACTTCACAGCTGTAGCTGAGAAATTGCGCTCTGACTATGACTTTGGTCACACTTTGGATGCCAAACTCATTCCCAAGGGTGATTCCAAAATTTCCAAACCAACCCTTAGGCTGCTCAAGCCATTTGACGAACCCTTTGTTGATTCTCAG AATTTCCAAGTCGAAGCTGTGGAGAAGTTTATTGAAGAATCTAGTGTGCCTACCGTGACTCTTTTCAACAAAGACCCAAATAACCATCCTTTCCTTGTCAAATATTTTGACAGCCCTGCTTCCAAG GCAATGCTATTTGTAAACTTCAGTACTGAGAAGTTTGATGATTTCAAGACAAAGTTCAATGAAGTTGCTGCTGAACACAAAGGAAAGGGACTAAGCTTTCTCTTGGGTGATCTTGAGGCCAGTCAAGGCGCTTTTCAG TATTTTGGGCTGAGTGAAGATCAGGCGCCTGTCATCCTCATACAGACTAGTGATGGTCAGAAATATCTTAAGGCAAATGTTGAAGCTGATCAAATTGCACCTTGGTTGAAGGAATACACG GACGGAAATTTGAAGCCATATGTGAAGTCAGAGCCTATCCCTGAAGTTAACAATGAACCTGTGAAGGTGGTTGTTCGTGACAGCATTCAAGACTTGGTTCTCAACTCTGGAAAGAATG TTCTGCTCGAGTTCTATGCACCTTGGTGTGGACACTGTAAGAAACTGGCTCCAATTTTGGACGAAGTTGCTGTCTCATTTGAGAATGATCCTGATGTCGTGATTGCAAAATTT GATGCTACAACAAATGATGTTCCAGGTGACACTTTTGAAGTTCAGGGCTTCCCCACTTTGTACTTGAGATCAGCAACCGGAAGAGTGGTGCAGTATCAAGGAGACAGAACAAAGGAAGATTTGATTGAATTTGTTCAAAAGAACCGGGATACCAATGCGAAGCCAGTCTCAGTCAAGTCAGAGCCGACTCCTAAATCAGAACCGGCTGCTAAATCAGATTCCGCTACTAAATCAGAGTCTGCAAAAGATGAGCTATGA